In Prochlorococcus marinus XMU1404, the following proteins share a genomic window:
- the nuoK gene encoding NADH-quinone oxidoreductase subunit NuoK, whose amino-acid sequence MNLESIPIQAFLIVSSVLFCIGIWGLLNSRNAVRVLMSIELMLNAVNINLMTFSSYIDNNLIQGQVFTIFVITVAAAEAAVGLAILLSLYRNRVTVDMESFNLLKW is encoded by the coding sequence ATGAATTTAGAATCAATTCCCATTCAAGCTTTTTTGATAGTCTCTTCAGTACTATTTTGCATTGGTATTTGGGGATTATTAAATAGCAGAAATGCAGTCAGAGTTCTTATGAGCATTGAATTAATGCTTAATGCTGTGAATATAAACTTGATGACTTTTTCTTCCTATATCGATAATAATTTAATTCAAGGACAAGTTTTTACAATTTTTGTGATTACTGTTGCTGCAGCAGAAGCAGCCGTTGGATTAGCGATATTATTATCGCTTTACAGGAATAGGGTTACTGTAGATATGGAAAGCTTTAATTTATTAAAATGGTAA
- a CDS encoding helix-turn-helix domain-containing protein, translating to MQMVEEEVNNIDMMGLSTREMEIIDLVADGLTNQEIAVKLTISKRTVDNHVSNMFTKTGSKNRVALLNWAMDNGKICRDGFNCCSLPDSDQD from the coding sequence ATGCAAATGGTTGAAGAAGAAGTAAACAACATTGACATGATGGGCCTCTCAACAAGAGAGATGGAAATCATTGATCTCGTGGCTGATGGGCTTACAAATCAAGAAATTGCTGTAAAATTAACTATTAGTAAAAGAACTGTTGATAATCATGTAAGTAATATGTTTACAAAAACGGGTTCAAAAAATAGAGTAGCACTCTTAAATTGGGCAATGGATAATGGAAAGATTTGCAGAGATGGATTTAATTGTTGTTCTCTACCAGATTCTGATCAGGATTAG
- a CDS encoding CYTH domain-containing protein, with product MALEIERRFLIKNDNWKKFITKKIFIEQGYLSKSLNDWIIRIRFTGKDYKLALKKYIESFTNFEFEYSIPPKDGETIMANLSNTIKKERFFLEVENKSWIIDCFKENNYPLEIAETELSNEEENLILPSFISKEITGLTHYSNFSLSNKPFSEW from the coding sequence ATGGCCTTAGAAATAGAAAGAAGATTTCTGATAAAAAATGATAACTGGAAAAAATTTATCACAAAAAAAATCTTTATTGAACAAGGATACTTATCAAAAAGTTTAAATGATTGGATTATAAGAATAAGGTTCACAGGCAAAGACTATAAACTTGCACTCAAAAAATATATCGAAAGCTTTACTAACTTTGAATTTGAATACTCCATTCCACCAAAAGATGGTGAAACCATAATGGCAAATCTTTCAAATACTATTAAAAAAGAAAGATTCTTTTTAGAAGTTGAGAATAAATCTTGGATAATAGATTGCTTTAAAGAAAATAATTATCCACTTGAAATTGCAGAAACTGAACTTTCCAATGAAGAGGAAAATTTAATTCTTCCATCTTTCATATCAAAAGAAATTACTGGGCTAACTCATTATTCCAATTTTAGTCTTTCTAACAAACCTTTTTCAGAATGGTAA
- a CDS encoding NAD(+) kinase — protein MKLSLVLIIYRSNSSSALEASKFCEKVLKAKNIKSIRIESDFNKGQIEQYLCNLEFQPNIGIVLGGDGTFLKCANALTAHDIPLLSINIGGNLGFLTQEKDFLFDKSFIKILENEEYIIEFRNRLNCDVCISGKSTEKKIIKRYDALNDFYFKSVEEDISPTNQIQIEIDNEKVNEYKGDGLIISTSTGSTAYSMAAGGPIVHPSIDAMIINPICPMSLASRPIVIPNTSKVIIKPVKKSKGEIKLWRDGSKCMTIKENYYCEIKKGGSPCKIIKFKRSANYYNTLIKKLDWKGDLSLKNSKN, from the coding sequence ATGAAACTTTCATTAGTGCTCATCATATATCGTTCAAATAGTTCTTCAGCTTTAGAAGCATCTAAATTCTGTGAAAAAGTCCTCAAAGCCAAAAATATTAAATCGATAAGAATTGAAAGCGATTTTAATAAAGGTCAAATTGAACAATATCTGTGTAATTTAGAATTTCAACCAAACATTGGAATCGTCCTTGGTGGTGATGGAACCTTCTTAAAATGTGCAAATGCATTAACGGCTCATGATATTCCTTTATTGAGCATTAATATTGGTGGTAATTTGGGCTTTCTTACGCAAGAAAAAGATTTTTTATTTGACAAATCTTTTATTAAAATTCTTGAAAACGAAGAATATATTATTGAATTTCGGAATAGATTAAATTGTGATGTTTGTATTAGTGGAAAAAGTACTGAAAAAAAAATTATAAAAAGATATGACGCATTAAATGATTTTTATTTTAAATCAGTTGAAGAGGATATCTCTCCTACCAACCAAATACAAATTGAAATCGATAATGAGAAGGTCAATGAATATAAAGGAGATGGATTGATTATATCTACATCTACCGGTTCAACTGCATACTCAATGGCTGCGGGTGGTCCTATAGTTCATCCCAGTATAGATGCGATGATAATTAACCCTATATGCCCAATGAGTTTAGCTAGTAGACCAATAGTCATACCTAATACAAGTAAGGTAATCATTAAACCAGTAAAAAAAAGTAAAGGGGAAATTAAATTATGGAGAGACGGTTCAAAATGTATGACTATAAAGGAAAATTATTATTGCGAAATCAAAAAAGGGGGATCACCCTGCAAAATAATAAAGTTTAAAAGAAGCGCTAACTATTACAATACTTTAATAAAAAAATTAGATTGGAAAGGCGATTTATCTTTAAAAAATTCAAAAAATTAA
- a CDS encoding NADH-quinone oxidoreductase subunit J, whose translation MSIAITTQFICFALLSLVILIGALGVVLLESIVYSAFLLGGVFMSVAGLYLLLNASFVAAAQVLVYVGAVNVLIIFAIMLVNKKEDLKPINDIKSRRIISTSICLTLLSLLIRVDLTNVWRLSSPLNSIGEESTIRIGEHLFSDYLLPFEVASVLLLMAMIGAIVLARRDVMSKDISTGLPVDQELIEKSSEPLLTNKN comes from the coding sequence ATGTCCATTGCGATAACAACACAATTTATTTGTTTTGCACTTCTATCTTTAGTCATCCTTATTGGCGCACTTGGTGTTGTACTGCTCGAAAGTATTGTCTATTCAGCTTTTCTTCTTGGGGGAGTTTTCATGAGTGTGGCAGGATTATATCTTCTTTTAAATGCAAGTTTTGTTGCTGCAGCTCAAGTTTTAGTTTATGTGGGTGCAGTAAATGTATTAATAATTTTTGCAATAATGTTAGTCAATAAAAAAGAAGATTTAAAGCCCATCAATGACATTAAATCAAGAAGAATCATATCAACATCGATATGTCTAACCTTACTAAGTCTTTTAATACGAGTTGACTTAACCAATGTATGGAGATTATCAAGTCCTCTAAACTCTATAGGGGAAGAATCAACTATTAGAATTGGTGAGCATCTTTTTAGTGATTATTTACTCCCATTTGAAGTAGCTTCAGTTTTACTTTTAATGGCAATGATTGGGGCTATTGTTTTAGCCAGAAGAGATGTAATGAGCAAAGACATTTCGACAGGATTACCTGTAGATCAAGAATTAATTGAAAAATCATCAGAACCATTACTTACAAATAAAAATTAA
- the ndhI gene encoding NAD(P)H-quinone oxidoreductase subunit I: protein MKNFLQQINSYIKEAFNAGKYLYNGFSVTFDHLRRRPVTVQYPYEKLIPSERYRGRIHYEFDKCIACEVCVRVCPINLPVVDWVMNKETKKKELRNYSIDFGVCIFCGNCVEYCPTNCLSMTEEYELATFDRHNLNFDNVALGRLPTNVTTDPSVKTLRELAYLPKGVMDPHDIPASDTRVGKLPEEVYDWMKPEFNENKDKISNPTN, encoded by the coding sequence ATGAAAAATTTCCTTCAACAAATAAATAGCTATATAAAAGAAGCATTTAATGCTGGCAAATATCTATACAATGGCTTTTCAGTAACTTTTGATCACCTAAGAAGAAGACCTGTTACTGTCCAATATCCATATGAGAAATTGATACCTTCTGAAAGATATAGAGGAAGGATACATTATGAATTCGATAAATGTATTGCTTGTGAAGTTTGTGTGAGAGTATGTCCCATCAATCTACCAGTAGTTGATTGGGTAATGAATAAAGAAACCAAAAAAAAGGAACTAAGAAATTATTCAATAGATTTCGGAGTTTGCATATTTTGTGGAAATTGTGTTGAATATTGCCCAACTAATTGTCTATCAATGACAGAAGAATATGAATTAGCTACTTTCGATAGACACAATTTAAATTTTGATAATGTCGCACTTGGTAGATTACCTACAAACGTCACAACAGATCCATCAGTTAAAACTCTTAGAGAACTTGCCTATCTTCCCAAAGGTGTCATGGACCCTCACGATATCCCCGCTTCAGATACTAGAGTTGGTAAATTGCCTGAAGAAGTCTATGATTGGATGAAACCTGAATTCAATGAAAATAAAGATAAAATTTCTAATCCAACTAATTAA